Proteins from a genomic interval of Kitasatospora herbaricolor:
- a CDS encoding FAD-dependent oxidoreductase, which yields MKTPTPRITVIGAGPGGLLCARVLQRHGIEVTVHDADASPTARDAGGTLDLHADTGQIALEAAGLLDAFLAVARFEGQAKRTVDQHGTVLAEYLPAPGEDAAPEIDRGQLRALLAGQVRPGTVHWGHKLVDAAPLGGGAHRLRFADGTTLETDLVIGADGAWSRVRPLLTDAVPAYSGVTLLDVRFDEVETRHPRIAALVGDGHLFANGRDGRAIIGQRNDNGVVRVLIGLRTGLDWAAEARLDLGDSAAVRRHLLQEFDGWAAELLPFITEAEAFGNRALHALPAPLTWAHTPGVTLLGDAAHLMSPFGGFGMNLALLDGAELARVLAEEADLDTAVARYEAVMLARSGPLAVGANRALDRFFADAAPDPRDIPDQAATGKRYKLAAAEYRRRHTVPARAEAPAVGS from the coding sequence ATGAAGACCCCCACCCCGCGGATCACCGTCATAGGCGCCGGCCCGGGCGGCCTGCTCTGCGCCCGCGTCCTGCAGCGCCACGGCATCGAGGTCACCGTCCACGACGCCGACGCCTCCCCCACCGCCCGCGACGCCGGCGGCACCCTCGACCTGCACGCGGACACCGGACAGATCGCCCTGGAGGCGGCCGGCCTCCTCGACGCGTTCCTCGCCGTCGCCCGCTTCGAGGGCCAGGCGAAGCGGACCGTCGACCAGCACGGCACCGTGCTCGCCGAGTACCTCCCGGCCCCGGGCGAGGACGCCGCCCCCGAGATCGACCGCGGGCAGCTCCGCGCGCTGCTCGCCGGGCAGGTGCGCCCCGGCACGGTGCACTGGGGGCACAAGCTGGTGGACGCGGCCCCGCTCGGCGGCGGCGCCCACCGCCTCCGCTTCGCCGACGGCACCACTCTGGAGACGGACCTCGTCATCGGGGCGGACGGCGCGTGGTCCCGGGTGCGGCCCCTGCTGACCGACGCCGTGCCGGCGTACAGCGGCGTCACCCTGCTGGACGTCCGCTTCGACGAGGTCGAGACCCGCCACCCCCGGATCGCCGCACTCGTCGGCGACGGCCACCTGTTCGCCAACGGCCGGGACGGCCGCGCGATCATCGGCCAGCGCAACGACAACGGTGTCGTCCGCGTCCTGATCGGCCTGCGCACCGGCCTCGACTGGGCCGCCGAGGCCCGCCTGGACCTCGGCGACAGCGCCGCCGTACGGCGCCATCTGCTCCAGGAGTTCGACGGCTGGGCCGCCGAGCTGCTGCCCTTCATCACCGAGGCCGAGGCCTTCGGCAACCGGGCGCTGCACGCCCTGCCCGCCCCCCTGACCTGGGCGCACACCCCGGGCGTGACCCTGCTCGGCGACGCCGCCCACCTGATGTCGCCCTTCGGCGGATTCGGCATGAACCTCGCCCTGCTCGACGGCGCCGAACTGGCCCGGGTGCTCGCCGAGGAGGCCGACCTCGACACCGCCGTGGCCCGCTACGAGGCGGTGATGCTGGCCCGCTCCGGCCCGCTGGCCGTGGGCGCGAACCGAGCCCTGGACCGCTTCTTCGCCGACGCCGCACCCGACCCCCGCGACATCCCGGACCAGGCGGCCACCGGCAAGCGATACAAGCTGGCCGCCGCGGAGTACCGGCGCCGGCACACCGTGCCGGCCCGGGCGGAGGCGCCGGCCGTGGGCAGCTGA
- a CDS encoding TetR/AcrR family transcriptional regulator, with amino-acid sequence MNARTVDWSAGRVARDGTGRAEGLRERKKRLMRQQLSDTATEMFVERGFEAVRVAEVAAACGVSEKTVFNYFPTKESLVLDMPEVTMTALREELARPELTPVEAALRVLADELGALISWLEEQEDPALAVVRLRRFGAMVQATPSLRAHQRDMTDRLVAAAAETLAARSGADPEDPEPQIAATALLGLWPIQFRSLRTHLDGVRTPPQVREAVTGDVLRAARLLAAGLDGPLPAGAGPARP; translated from the coding sequence ATGAACGCACGAACAGTCGACTGGTCCGCAGGGCGCGTCGCCCGCGACGGCACCGGTCGGGCCGAGGGCCTGCGCGAGCGCAAGAAGCGCCTGATGCGCCAACAGCTGTCCGACACGGCCACCGAGATGTTCGTGGAACGGGGCTTCGAGGCGGTCCGCGTCGCCGAGGTCGCCGCCGCCTGCGGCGTGTCCGAGAAGACCGTCTTCAACTACTTCCCCACCAAGGAGTCCCTGGTCCTGGACATGCCGGAGGTCACCATGACCGCCCTCCGCGAGGAGCTGGCCCGGCCGGAGCTCACGCCGGTCGAGGCGGCGCTGCGGGTCCTCGCGGACGAGCTCGGCGCGCTGATCTCCTGGCTGGAGGAGCAGGAGGACCCGGCCCTGGCCGTCGTCCGGCTGCGCCGGTTCGGCGCGATGGTCCAGGCCACGCCCTCCCTGCGCGCCCATCAGCGCGACATGACCGACCGGCTGGTCGCCGCGGCGGCGGAAACCCTCGCCGCACGGTCCGGCGCCGACCCCGAGGACCCGGAACCGCAGATCGCGGCCACCGCGCTGCTCGGCCTCTGGCCGATCCAGTTCAGGTCGCTGCGCACCCACCTGGACGGCGTCCGGACGCCCCCGCAGGTCCGCGAGGCGGTCACCGGCGACGTGCTGCGCGCCGCGAGGCTCCTCGCCGCCGGACTCGACGGCCCGCTGCCCGCGGGCGCGGGGCCGGCCCGGCCCTAG
- a CDS encoding DUF5954 family protein: protein MTEYGEGVPGYRTIRVGASQAPVADLADLAAWQAREPYPEVLSAGHPVFGVARERERGGWELHAGFGCMTPQGSREGMSMTFRRLAARAGQAGDRAAQRECLGAAEHLDWEKSDEMTVRGTRYRVVRAERFVRTGPDGPEPPRSTDPDPVRPSRSARSYDPAAGFVIDPTVPTGMSEAILKAELLALVRAAGTVPGPVRRDSRLAAHSHPGGVLLPAAFMVAERIGGRWAPESHTDSSTPQGARDSLALALRVMDPVRRGLSPAERAEYTRAADRLDRERGSELGFAGRLLRVVRTERLVRIGPDGPEGPRPSDFDPELPVLEQDRQLRAQGDDPDEDTPLELDEATQELARLFQAEARRRRDRPGRS, encoded by the coding sequence ATGACTGAGTACGGCGAGGGCGTCCCCGGCTACCGGACGATCAGGGTGGGTGCCTCCCAGGCCCCGGTCGCGGACCTGGCGGACCTGGCGGCCTGGCAGGCGAGGGAGCCCTACCCCGAGGTCCTGTCGGCCGGGCATCCGGTCTTCGGAGTGGCCCGTGAGCGCGAGCGGGGCGGGTGGGAGCTGCACGCCGGCTTCGGCTGCATGACGCCGCAGGGCTCCCGCGAAGGCATGTCGATGACCTTCCGGCGGCTGGCCGCGCGGGCCGGGCAGGCCGGCGACCGGGCGGCGCAGCGGGAGTGCCTGGGGGCGGCGGAGCACCTGGACTGGGAGAAGAGCGACGAGATGACCGTCCGCGGCACCCGCTACCGGGTGGTGCGGGCCGAGCGGTTCGTCCGGACCGGGCCGGACGGCCCCGAGCCCCCGCGGTCCACCGACCCCGATCCCGTCCGGCCGAGCCGTTCGGCCCGGTCCTACGACCCGGCGGCCGGGTTCGTCATCGACCCGACCGTGCCGACCGGCATGTCCGAGGCGATCCTGAAGGCCGAACTGCTGGCGCTGGTCCGGGCGGCGGGCACGGTGCCCGGACCGGTCCGGCGGGATTCCCGGCTGGCGGCCCACTCCCACCCCGGCGGAGTGCTGCTGCCCGCCGCCTTCATGGTCGCCGAGCGGATCGGCGGCCGCTGGGCGCCCGAGTCGCACACGGATTCCAGCACCCCGCAGGGCGCCCGGGACTCCCTCGCGCTGGCCCTGCGGGTGATGGACCCGGTCCGGCGGGGGCTCTCCCCGGCCGAGCGGGCCGAGTACACCCGTGCGGCCGACCGGCTCGACCGGGAGCGCGGCTCCGAGCTGGGGTTCGCGGGCAGGCTGCTCCGGGTGGTGCGGACCGAGCGGCTGGTGCGGATCGGTCCGGACGGCCCCGAGGGCCCGCGCCCCAGCGACTTCGACCCGGAGTTGCCCGTCCTGGAGCAGGACCGTCAGCTCCGTGCGCAGGGCGACGATCCGGACGAGGACACTCCGCTCGAACTCGACGAGGCGACCCAGGAGTTGGCCCGCCTCTTCCAGGCGGAGGCGCGGCGCCGACGGGACCGCCCGGGCCGCTCCTGA
- a CDS encoding tautomerase family protein has protein sequence MPHVNIKYHSRDFTDEQKRQLAEAISSVIEKHFNTYEGAVSVALESLPAADWDEAVYGPEITGREHLLIQGPNYHTS, from the coding sequence ATGCCGCACGTCAACATCAAGTACCACTCGCGGGACTTCACGGACGAGCAGAAGCGGCAACTGGCCGAGGCGATCAGCTCGGTGATCGAGAAGCACTTCAACACCTACGAGGGCGCCGTCTCGGTGGCCCTGGAGTCGCTGCCGGCGGCCGACTGGGACGAGGCCGTGTACGGCCCGGAGATCACCGGGCGCGAGCACCTGCTGATCCAGGGCCCCAACTATCACACCAGCTGA
- a CDS encoding LodA/GoxA family CTQ-dependent oxidase has product MNLEDVAYCEIHPTIGVARVGNSPSGFFVGPEAPGGGAHPEGGYKDPEGRVKRQAARFRLYGYDKDGTVLGEVTAADADITWTAELTNAKAAWYRFNGRFNRSESPDNLRNRSVDPADPAARASLVIAPGPRSVRGPDADGSEARFDTGTFLGVPVPLGELRTDEDGRLLVLGGYGHSASAKPDNPLTTYANNDFWYDDTSDGPVTATVTAPGGRAVPVTPARVLVAPPDFAPDTENLVTLYDVAREVAEGEGWLTAPPEVSFTRDVLPLLTRISGYQWVNLNALRGHGPGEQGDFLDPGLLARLSSDAPGDAVVRGTVFDRLRTPGVEDVTQANFAFMPQLAGDDGSPTEGKPRTWFTLLPGQYERLRRWAAGDFVADFDPGAATPAGPTPLPDLPLPEQPHALVRAALEPCVGGPFFPGIEMTYIADDPATWAGAFRLREDLAAGDVTKHMAVPWQADFYECNTYWWPAQRPDDVLPEEQYRNLVRAAGNAGQPGEPDAYRKPWARGVGTQAVYRPELERRPGETSRAYLERMNRRWRVLREHAGDNEMVEKWSRLGFVVARTGTAGETVLVETERAERVGLTDREWFYMLQHPDRFPKQVEAAAQYVEGVLADAVAKQADPLLPVTLRPFRYTQEAFEARLQLIYTRLVQQAENAPPAQDPTFRDRPALIERIRQFAPFNLLDGAWLRNATPVGPISDIHALLFSIWVDEVGGGDPALNHSNLYNDLLRGVGLYLPPVDSYDFAMLPDMLDSAYTVSAFQLAISLYSERFFPEILGMTLQLEWEVVGIKPTVELFDHYGINSQFYKMHVGIDNAASGHGAKARDAVARYLEAIYDAGGDEAVQQQWQRIWNGYVAFQVTGTLGEDLTRLALNPPTPQDRLVELILRKAPYASVNHNGKRLGDNRLNDWFMDPYGLLGQLQESGLILPGDPEGSPFFELTAFTGPMYKVFTDGELDLWREWTRSLTAGPPVPPPALSPLEAMIRLVDTLRPRQSGTAGHIGSVLTGPDPMDPSATRKDTVAWWFTQPTGSLLAAVAHPDNRLVTPGRPEQSRFVTDLLAPSGSMGRAFRTEVPGTGKDGREIAMEWITAGCPLPSLRAPESRVLLSTPFPVPAADGAEADFSGAVGAAAVGAGMGAVGAAGTGPEAVALGEAATEAVRPRITGMGAVH; this is encoded by the coding sequence GTGAACCTGGAAGACGTCGCCTACTGCGAGATCCATCCCACCATCGGCGTCGCCCGCGTCGGCAACAGTCCGAGCGGCTTCTTCGTCGGCCCGGAGGCACCCGGCGGCGGGGCGCATCCGGAGGGCGGCTACAAGGACCCGGAGGGCCGGGTCAAGCGCCAGGCCGCGCGCTTCCGGCTGTACGGCTACGACAAGGACGGCACCGTCCTCGGCGAAGTGACCGCCGCCGACGCCGACATCACCTGGACGGCCGAACTCACCAACGCGAAGGCCGCCTGGTACCGGTTCAACGGGCGCTTCAACCGCTCCGAGTCGCCCGACAACCTGCGCAACCGGTCCGTCGACCCCGCCGACCCGGCCGCGCGCGCCAGCCTGGTGATCGCCCCCGGGCCACGCAGCGTGCGCGGCCCGGACGCGGACGGCAGCGAGGCCCGCTTCGACACCGGCACCTTCCTCGGCGTCCCCGTCCCGCTCGGCGAACTGCGCACCGACGAGGACGGCCGGCTGCTGGTGCTGGGCGGCTACGGTCACTCGGCCTCCGCGAAGCCCGACAATCCGCTCACCACCTACGCCAACAACGACTTCTGGTACGACGACACCTCCGACGGCCCGGTGACCGCCACGGTGACCGCACCCGGCGGGCGGGCCGTCCCCGTGACCCCCGCCCGGGTGCTGGTCGCGCCGCCCGACTTCGCCCCCGACACCGAGAACCTGGTCACCCTCTACGACGTGGCCCGCGAGGTCGCCGAGGGCGAGGGCTGGCTGACGGCCCCGCCGGAGGTGTCGTTCACCCGCGACGTCCTGCCGCTGCTCACCCGGATCAGCGGCTACCAGTGGGTCAACCTGAACGCCCTGCGCGGCCACGGCCCAGGCGAGCAGGGCGACTTCCTCGATCCCGGACTGCTCGCCCGGTTGTCCTCCGACGCCCCCGGGGACGCCGTGGTGCGGGGCACCGTCTTCGACCGGCTGCGCACCCCCGGCGTGGAGGACGTCACGCAGGCGAACTTCGCCTTCATGCCGCAGCTCGCGGGCGACGACGGCAGCCCGACCGAGGGAAAGCCCCGGACCTGGTTCACCCTGCTGCCCGGCCAGTACGAACGGCTCCGCCGCTGGGCCGCCGGCGACTTCGTCGCGGACTTCGACCCCGGCGCCGCGACCCCGGCCGGGCCCACCCCCTTGCCCGACCTGCCGCTGCCCGAGCAGCCGCACGCGCTGGTCCGGGCCGCCCTGGAGCCGTGCGTCGGGGGGCCGTTCTTCCCCGGCATCGAGATGACGTACATCGCCGACGACCCCGCGACCTGGGCCGGGGCGTTCCGCCTCCGCGAGGATCTGGCGGCCGGGGACGTCACCAAGCACATGGCCGTGCCCTGGCAGGCCGACTTCTACGAGTGCAACACGTACTGGTGGCCGGCCCAACGCCCGGACGACGTACTGCCGGAGGAGCAGTACCGCAACCTGGTCCGGGCGGCGGGCAACGCCGGACAGCCCGGCGAACCGGACGCCTACCGCAAGCCCTGGGCCCGCGGCGTCGGGACCCAGGCGGTCTACCGTCCGGAGCTCGAACGGCGCCCGGGCGAGACCTCCCGCGCCTACCTGGAGCGGATGAACCGGCGCTGGCGCGTCCTGCGGGAGCACGCGGGCGACAACGAGATGGTCGAGAAGTGGAGCCGTCTCGGGTTCGTGGTCGCCCGCACCGGCACGGCCGGCGAGACCGTGCTGGTGGAGACCGAGCGTGCCGAGCGGGTCGGCCTCACCGACCGCGAGTGGTTCTACATGCTCCAGCACCCCGACCGGTTCCCGAAGCAGGTCGAGGCCGCCGCCCAGTACGTGGAGGGCGTGCTCGCCGACGCCGTCGCCAAGCAGGCCGATCCGCTGCTGCCGGTGACCCTGCGCCCGTTCCGGTACACCCAGGAGGCGTTCGAGGCCCGCCTGCAACTGATCTACACCAGGCTGGTCCAGCAGGCCGAGAACGCCCCACCGGCGCAGGACCCGACCTTCCGCGACCGGCCCGCCCTGATCGAGCGGATCCGCCAGTTCGCGCCGTTCAACCTGCTCGACGGCGCCTGGCTGCGCAACGCCACCCCGGTCGGCCCGATCAGCGACATCCACGCGCTGCTGTTCTCGATCTGGGTGGACGAGGTCGGCGGCGGCGACCCGGCCCTCAACCACTCGAACCTCTACAACGACCTGCTGCGCGGCGTGGGCCTGTACCTGCCGCCGGTCGACTCCTACGACTTCGCGATGCTGCCCGACATGCTCGACTCCGCCTACACGGTCAGCGCCTTCCAGCTGGCGATCTCCCTGTACTCCGAGCGGTTCTTCCCGGAGATCCTGGGCATGACGCTGCAGCTGGAGTGGGAGGTGGTCGGGATCAAACCCACGGTCGAGCTGTTCGACCACTACGGCATCAACTCGCAGTTCTACAAGATGCACGTCGGCATCGACAACGCGGCCTCCGGGCACGGCGCCAAGGCCCGCGACGCGGTGGCGCGGTACCTGGAGGCGATCTACGACGCCGGTGGCGACGAGGCCGTGCAGCAGCAGTGGCAGCGGATCTGGAACGGCTACGTGGCGTTCCAGGTCACCGGCACCCTGGGCGAGGACCTGACCCGGCTGGCGCTGAACCCGCCCACGCCGCAGGACCGGCTGGTCGAGCTGATCCTCCGCAAGGCGCCGTACGCCTCGGTGAACCACAACGGCAAGCGGTTGGGCGACAACCGGCTCAACGACTGGTTCATGGACCCGTACGGGCTGCTCGGGCAGTTGCAGGAGTCCGGACTCATCCTGCCGGGCGACCCGGAGGGCAGCCCGTTCTTCGAACTGACCGCCTTCACCGGGCCCATGTACAAGGTCTTCACCGACGGGGAGCTGGATCTGTGGCGCGAGTGGACCCGCTCCCTCACCGCCGGACCGCCGGTCCCTCCCCCGGCGCTCTCGCCGCTGGAGGCGATGATCCGGCTCGTCGACACCCTGCGGCCCCGGCAGAGCGGCACCGCTGGGCACATCGGGTCGGTGCTGACCGGGCCGGACCCGATGGACCCGTCGGCGACCAGGAAGGACACCGTCGCCTGGTGGTTCACCCAGCCGACCGGCTCCCTGCTGGCGGCCGTCGCGCACCCGGACAACCGGCTGGTCACGCCCGGCCGCCCGGAGCAGAGCAGGTTCGTCACGGACCTGCTCGCACCGAGCGGCTCGATGGGGCGGGCGTTCCGGACGGAGGTGCCCGGCACCGGCAAGGACGGGCGCGAGATCGCCATGGAGTGGATCACCGCGGGCTGTCCGCTCCCGTCCCTGCGGGCACCGGAGTCCCGGGTGCTCCTCTCCACCCCGTTCCCGGTACCGGCGGCGGACGGTGCCGAGGCGGACTTTTCCGGCGCGGTCGGGGCGGCCGCGGTCGGGGCGGGCATGGGAGCAGTCGGGGCGGCCGGGACCGGACCGGAGGCGGTCGCCCTCGGTGAGGCCGCGACCGAGGCCGTCCGGCCGCGGATCACGGGCATGGGGGCGGTGCACTGA
- a CDS encoding maleylpyruvate isomerase N-terminal domain-containing protein — MARSKEHGMDATDPTDGMSAVRRAYLETARTARDLLAEPAVAAAWHAPGALDLMTVGDLAGHLAGQAFLVPRALAEPVPAAHRTPVPLLDYYAAVRWIGSAPDHPVNVGIRRAGAEAGAAGPQALIARTTSTVAALGRALPAEPADRLVHLPHGPWTLRLDDFLVSRMMELAVHADDLAFSVGLPTPPIPAAGLDTVIRLLTRLSVRRHGPTALLRTLARAERAPATVAAF; from the coding sequence ATGGCACGGAGCAAGGAGCACGGGATGGACGCGACGGACCCGACGGACGGCATGTCGGCGGTGCGGCGGGCCTACCTGGAGACGGCGCGGACCGCCCGGGACCTGCTCGCCGAACCCGCCGTCGCCGCCGCCTGGCACGCACCCGGCGCGCTCGACCTGATGACCGTCGGCGACCTGGCCGGCCACCTCGCCGGGCAGGCCTTCCTCGTCCCCCGGGCCCTCGCCGAACCCGTCCCCGCCGCCCACCGGACCCCGGTGCCGCTGCTCGACTACTACGCCGCCGTCCGCTGGATCGGCTCCGCGCCCGACCACCCCGTCAACGTCGGGATCCGCCGCGCCGGTGCCGAGGCCGGCGCCGCAGGCCCGCAGGCCCTGATCGCCCGGACCACGTCCACGGTGGCCGCGCTGGGCCGCGCGCTGCCCGCCGAACCGGCCGATCGCCTGGTCCACCTGCCGCACGGCCCGTGGACCCTGCGGCTCGACGACTTCCTGGTCAGCCGCATGATGGAACTCGCCGTCCACGCGGACGACCTCGCCTTCAGCGTGGGCCTGCCCACCCCGCCGATCCCCGCCGCGGGGCTGGACACCGTGATCCGCCTCCTGACCCGGCTCTCCGTCCGCCGGCACGGGCCCACGGCCCTGCTCCGCACCCTCGCCCGGGCCGAGCGGGCCCCGGCCACGGTGGCGGCGTTCTGA
- the yidD gene encoding membrane protein insertion efficiency factor YidD encodes MSPYDSYGVQQQSGPPRRPAPAWWWLPEQERRRRKEQRRRWQEHRRRNRKSDLDCCDGCDCLGELADPCMIALIPVMTLSALRAAAGAATGRRGTPAADPAAPVPDGVLAAGMYGAVRYYRTRISPARAPRCPYTPSCSTYAVQALHRYGAVRGARLTAGRLLRCRPGTKGGSDPVPGR; translated from the coding sequence GTGTCCCCTTACGACTCGTACGGTGTGCAGCAGCAGTCGGGGCCGCCGCGCCGGCCCGCCCCGGCCTGGTGGTGGCTGCCCGAGCAGGAGCGCCGGCGCCGGAAGGAGCAGCGCCGCCGGTGGCAGGAGCACCGGAGGCGGAACAGGAAGAGCGACCTGGACTGCTGCGACGGTTGCGACTGCCTCGGCGAACTGGCCGATCCGTGCATGATCGCGCTGATCCCGGTGATGACGCTGTCCGCGCTGAGGGCGGCCGCGGGCGCGGCCACCGGCCGGCGCGGCACCCCGGCGGCGGACCCGGCGGCGCCCGTGCCGGACGGGGTGCTGGCGGCCGGGATGTACGGCGCGGTGCGCTACTACCGCACCCGGATCAGCCCGGCCCGCGCCCCGCGCTGCCCCTACACGCCGTCCTGCTCGACCTACGCGGTGCAGGCGCTGCACCGGTACGGGGCCGTTCGCGGCGCCCGGCTGACGGCGGGCCGGCTGCTGCGCTGCCGGCCGGGCACGAAGGGCGGGTCCGACCCGGTGCCGGGTCGCTGA
- a CDS encoding SMI1/KNR4 family protein — MTEQGDLVRRVAERARARARDLPPPVGAQELAAAEATLGVTLPPLLARLYREVANGGFGPGHHLFPLVGPGRTVVEIYRAERTTAEDGTGRHWPVGVLPLMDWGCGMSAAVDCLGEAAPVLLFEPNGIADNWADAWFVDAESLADWLETWFAGSGWYEAIAGAQGPSREPRPWTEAGARLSVPAPGREP, encoded by the coding sequence GTGACGGAACAGGGTGATCTTGTTCGGCGGGTGGCGGAGCGCGCCCGGGCGCGTGCGCGGGACCTGCCCCCGCCGGTGGGCGCGCAGGAGCTGGCGGCCGCGGAGGCGACCCTCGGGGTGACGCTCCCGCCGCTGCTCGCGCGGCTGTACCGGGAGGTCGCCAACGGCGGCTTCGGGCCCGGCCACCACCTGTTTCCCCTGGTCGGCCCCGGGCGCACGGTGGTCGAGATCTACCGCGCCGAGCGGACCACCGCCGAGGACGGGACCGGCCGGCACTGGCCGGTCGGGGTGCTGCCGCTGATGGACTGGGGCTGCGGGATGTCCGCGGCGGTGGACTGTCTCGGCGAGGCGGCGCCGGTGCTGCTCTTCGAGCCGAACGGCATCGCGGACAACTGGGCGGACGCCTGGTTCGTCGACGCGGAGAGCCTGGCGGACTGGCTGGAGACCTGGTTCGCCGGCAGCGGCTGGTACGAGGCGATCGCGGGCGCGCAGGGCCCCTCGCGCGAGCCCCGGCCCTGGACGGAGGCCGGTGCCCGCCTGAGTGTGCCGGCGCCGGGCCGGGAGCCGTGA